One window of the Zea mays cultivar B73 chromosome 3, Zm-B73-REFERENCE-NAM-5.0, whole genome shotgun sequence genome contains the following:
- the LOC100279537 gene encoding uncharacterized LOC100279537: MDEVWCGLDLQLQADGIHAGPDLHGHDHDPFWSALAECAASFLASDADDTGGLVASAGDVVHAKADGMDTSSFFADNDHHGLTQRRDEQQQQQPVHSSSSLSSKRSLSIDSGGSSSSTLIPPLDGAAAAAFSPAPPQPQDPFAGDDEAIMLAMMAVISSASPSSSESSSPPHRAAGAGAVQPRVHLHGGDDSAGHVTVRTSSLAVAPTSAAARQQDDACMAAGSNNSSQVYHMISERKRREKLNDSFHTLRSLLPPCSKKDKTTVLTNAASYLKALEAQVSELEEKNAKLERHVPRDDGGGGTAATAAAVAHRRARVHVARAAPGEPQVSVTVMVMVECDIVDLVLRVLECLRWMGGVVSVLSVDADTYSPQAMLKALANIKLHIVDGDCWNEALFHEAMTKAVHDATSPSSSPSCAAVAPLVAAA, encoded by the exons ATGGATGAAGTGTGGTGCGGCCTGGACCTGCAGCTGCAGGCGGACGGCATCCACGCTGGCCCTGACCTCCATGGCCATGACCATGACCCCTTCTGGTCAGCTCTGGCAGA GTGCGCTGCCAGCTTCCTCGCCAGCGACGCCGACGACACCGGCGGCCTGGTGGCCTCCGCTGGCGACGTCGTTCACGCCAAGGCGGACGGCATGGACACGAGCAGCTTCTTCGCCGACAACGACCACCACGGCCTGACCCAGCGCCGAgacgagcagcagcagcagcagcctgtGCACTCGTCGTCCTCGCTGTCCTCCAAACGCTCGCTCTCCATCGACAGCGGGGGCTCCTCGTCCTCCACCCTCATCCCGCCGCTCGAcggcgccgccgctgccgccttcTCGCCGGCGCCCCCGCAGCCGCAGGACCCGTTCGCCGGGGACGACGAGGCCATCATGCTGGCCATGATGGCCGTCATCTCCTCCGCGTCGCCTTCGTCCTCCGAGTCCTCGTCGCCGCCGCACCgagccgccggcgccggcgccgtgcAGCCGCGCGTACACCTGCACGGCGGGGACGACAGCGCCGGCCACGTGACGGTCAGGACCAGCAGCCTCGCCGTGGCGCCCACCAGCGCCGCTGCACGGCAGCAGGACGACGCCTGCATGGCGGCGGGGAGCAACAACAGCAGCCAGGTGTACCACATGATTTCCGAGAGGAAGAGGCGGGAGAAGCTCAATGACAGCTTCCACACGCTCCGGTCGCTCCTTCCACCCTGTTCCAAG AAGGACAAGACGACGGTGCTGACGAACGCGGCGAGCTACCTCAAGGCGCTGGAGGCGCAGGTGTCGGAGCTGGAGGAGAAGAACGCCAAGCTGGAGAGGCACGTCCCCcgcgacgacggcggcggcggcacggccgccacggcggcggcggtggcgcacCGGAGAGCCAGAGTGCATGTCGCCAGGGCGGCGCCGGGCGAGCCGCAGGTGAGCGTGACGGTGATGGTGATGGTGGAGTGCGACATCGTCGACCTGGTGCTGCGCGTCCTGGAGTGCCTCCGGTGGATGGGCGGGGTGGTGAGCGTGCTGTCCGTCGACGCCGACACCTACTCGCCGCAGGCGATGCTCAAGGCGCTCGCCAACATCAAGCTGCACATCGTG GACGGCGACTGCTGGAACGAGGCGCTGTTCCACGAGGCCATGACGAAGGCCGTGCACGACGCGACCTCGCCTTCCTCCTCGCCCTCCTGCGCCGCCGTGGCCCCCCTCGTGGCCGCAGCCTAA